The following are encoded in a window of Streptomyces sp. Go-475 genomic DNA:
- a CDS encoding DNA translocase FtsK — MASRPSAAKKSPAKKAAASAKAPAKKAAAKKAPAKKAPAKKAAAKKPAPKPAPSPTGGIYRLVRAVWLGVAHAVGAVFRGIGQGAKNLDPAHRKDGVALLLLAIALIVAAGTWADLKGPVGDLVEILVTGAFGRLDLLVPILVAVIAVRFIRHPEQPEANGRIVIGLSALVIGVLGQVHIACGSPARGDGMQAIRDAGGLIGWAIATPLSYAMGDVLAVPLLVLLTIFGLLVVTATPVNAIPQRLRLLGVRLGIVRDPAEDEYEYGLAEDDERYEEQWREALPARPRGRRAPAPAAYDPDSAEQEALQRRRGRPRRSAVPQPDMDRPRDAVDVAAAAAAALDGAVLHGMPPSPIVADLTQGVRVGDQEPTTPTPVPAARPQQEKPQQDKPEPQKPKAGVRDLTKAPPAEPRDLPPRAEQLQLSGDITYALPSLDLLERGGPGKARSAANDAIVAALTNVFTEFKVDATVTGFTRGPTVTRYEIELGPAVKVERITALAKNIAYAVASPDVRIISPIPGKSAVGIEIPNTDREMVNLGDVLRLAESAEDDDPMLVAFGKDVEGGYVMHSLAKMPHMLVAGATGSGKSSCINCLITSVMMRATPEDVRMILVDPKRVELTAYEGIPHLITPIITNPKRAAEALQWVVREMDLRYDDLAAYGYRHIDDFNKAVREGKVKPPEGSERELQPYPYLLVIVDELADLMMVAPRDVEDAIVRITQLARAAGIHLVLATQRPSVDVVTGLIKANVPSRLAFATSSLADSRVILDQPGAEKLIGKGDGLFLPMGANKPTRMQGAFVTEEEIAGVVRHCKEQMTPVFRDDVVVGTKQKKEIDEDIGDDLDLLCQAAELVVSTQFGSTSMLQRKLRVGFAKAGRLMDLMESRNIVGPSEGSKARDVLVKPDELDGVLALIRGESEG; from the coding sequence ATGGCCTCACGTCCCTCCGCAGCCAAGAAGTCGCCCGCGAAGAAGGCGGCCGCTTCAGCGAAGGCTCCGGCGAAGAAGGCCGCTGCCAAGAAGGCCCCCGCGAAGAAGGCGCCCGCCAAGAAGGCCGCGGCGAAGAAACCCGCGCCCAAACCGGCACCCAGCCCGACCGGAGGCATCTACCGGCTCGTGCGCGCCGTGTGGCTCGGCGTCGCGCACGCGGTCGGCGCCGTGTTCCGCGGCATAGGGCAGGGTGCCAAGAACCTCGACCCGGCCCATCGCAAGGACGGCGTCGCCCTGCTGCTGCTCGCCATCGCGCTGATCGTCGCCGCCGGCACCTGGGCCGACCTGAAGGGTCCCGTCGGCGATCTGGTCGAGATCCTGGTGACCGGTGCCTTCGGCCGGCTCGACCTGCTCGTGCCGATACTGGTCGCCGTCATCGCCGTCCGCTTCATCCGCCACCCGGAGCAGCCCGAGGCCAACGGACGGATCGTCATCGGCCTGTCCGCACTCGTCATCGGCGTGCTCGGCCAGGTGCACATCGCGTGCGGCTCGCCCGCGCGCGGCGACGGCATGCAGGCCATAAGGGACGCCGGCGGGCTCATCGGCTGGGCCATCGCCACCCCGCTGTCCTACGCCATGGGCGACGTGCTCGCGGTGCCGCTGCTCGTGCTGCTGACGATCTTCGGGCTGCTGGTCGTCACGGCCACCCCGGTCAACGCCATCCCGCAGCGGCTGCGGCTGCTCGGTGTGCGGCTCGGGATCGTCCGCGACCCGGCCGAGGACGAGTACGAGTACGGCCTCGCCGAGGACGACGAGCGGTACGAGGAGCAGTGGCGTGAGGCGCTGCCCGCGCGCCCGCGCGGCAGGCGCGCGCCGGCGCCCGCGGCGTACGACCCCGACAGCGCCGAGCAGGAGGCCCTCCAGCGGCGCCGCGGCCGTCCCAGGCGCTCGGCCGTGCCGCAGCCCGACATGGACCGGCCCAGGGACGCCGTGGACGTCGCCGCGGCGGCCGCCGCCGCGCTCGACGGCGCGGTGCTGCACGGCATGCCGCCCTCGCCGATCGTCGCCGACCTCACCCAGGGCGTGCGGGTGGGCGATCAGGAGCCGACCACGCCGACGCCCGTCCCGGCCGCCCGGCCCCAGCAGGAGAAGCCCCAGCAGGACAAGCCCGAGCCGCAGAAGCCGAAGGCCGGCGTCCGCGACCTCACCAAGGCCCCGCCCGCCGAGCCCCGCGACCTGCCCCCGCGCGCGGAGCAGCTCCAGCTCTCCGGTGACATCACGTACGCCCTGCCGTCGCTCGACCTGCTGGAGCGCGGCGGCCCGGGCAAGGCCCGCAGCGCCGCCAACGACGCCATAGTCGCCGCCCTGACCAACGTCTTCACCGAGTTCAAGGTGGACGCGACCGTCACCGGCTTCACGCGCGGGCCGACGGTCACGCGCTACGAGATCGAGCTCGGCCCCGCCGTGAAGGTCGAGCGGATCACCGCGCTGGCCAAGAACATCGCCTACGCGGTCGCCAGCCCGGACGTGCGGATCATCAGCCCGATCCCCGGCAAGTCCGCGGTCGGCATCGAGATCCCGAACACCGACCGGGAGATGGTCAACCTCGGCGACGTCCTGCGGCTCGCGGAGTCCGCGGAGGACGACGACCCGATGCTGGTCGCCTTCGGCAAGGACGTCGAGGGCGGCTACGTCATGCACTCGCTGGCCAAGATGCCGCACATGCTGGTCGCCGGCGCCACCGGCTCCGGCAAGTCGTCCTGCATCAACTGCCTGATCACCTCGGTCATGATGCGGGCCACCCCCGAGGACGTGCGGATGATCCTCGTCGACCCCAAGCGGGTCGAGCTGACCGCCTACGAGGGCATCCCGCACCTGATCACGCCGATCATCACCAACCCCAAGCGGGCCGCCGAGGCGCTCCAGTGGGTCGTCCGCGAGATGGACCTGCGCTACGACGACCTGGCCGCCTACGGCTACCGGCACATCGACGACTTCAACAAGGCCGTGCGCGAGGGCAAGGTCAAGCCGCCCGAGGGCAGCGAGCGGGAGTTGCAGCCGTACCCGTACCTGCTGGTCATCGTGGACGAGCTGGCCGACCTGATGATGGTCGCGCCCAGGGACGTCGAGGACGCGATCGTGCGCATCACGCAGCTCGCGCGCGCGGCCGGCATCCACCTGGTCCTCGCCACGCAGCGGCCCTCGGTGGACGTCGTCACCGGCCTGATCAAGGCGAACGTGCCGTCCCGGCTGGCCTTCGCCACGTCCTCGCTGGCCGACTCGCGGGTCATCCTCGACCAGCCGGGCGCCGAGAAGCTCATCGGCAAGGGTGACGGCCTGTTCCTGCCGATGGGGGCCAACAAGCCCACCCGTATGCAGGGCGCCTTCGTCACCGAGGAGGAGATCGCGGGCGTCGTCCGGCACTGCAAGGAGCAGATGACGCCGGTCTTCCGGGACGACGTCGTCGTGGGCACCAAGCAGAAGAAGGAGATCGACGAGGACATCGGCGACGACCTCGACCTGCTGTGCCAGGCGGCCGAACTGGTCGTCTCCACGCAGTTCGGGTCGACGTCCATGCTCCAGCGCAAACTGCGCGTCGGCTTCGCCAAGGCCGGGCGGCTGATGGACCTCATGGAGTCCCGGAACATCGTCGGACCGAGCGAGGGTTCCAAGGCACGTGACGTTCTTGTGAAGCCTGATGAGCTGGATGGCGTGCTCGCCCTGATCCGCGGGGAGTCTGAAGGGTAG
- a CDS encoding helix-turn-helix domain-containing protein — translation MSIGNSPEDERPFEDERVEEDREEARPSIGRALQQARIAAGLTVDDVSSATRVRMNIVHAIEADDFTACGGDVYARGHIRTLAKAVHLDPAPLLAQYGEEHGGRPAPTPAAPLFEAERIRPERRGPNWTAAMVAAIVAVIGFVGFTMFQGGDDGSGEANVAEGSTPDASASPTTKTKKPADPKPEPSDSAIAAAPQDKVTVQVAATDGRSWIAARDHNNRMLFDGVLKQGDSKTFQDSSKIHLVLGDAGAIDLFVNGKKIEDDFQPGSVERLTYTKGDPEAG, via the coding sequence GTGTCCATCGGCAACTCCCCTGAAGACGAGCGTCCGTTCGAAGACGAGCGCGTCGAAGAAGACCGCGAGGAAGCCCGCCCCTCCATCGGCCGTGCCCTGCAGCAGGCTCGTATCGCCGCCGGGCTGACCGTCGACGACGTCAGTAGCGCCACCCGGGTCCGCATGAACATCGTGCACGCCATCGAGGCGGACGACTTCACCGCCTGCGGCGGGGACGTGTACGCCCGCGGACACATCAGGACCCTGGCCAAGGCCGTCCACCTCGACCCGGCCCCGCTGCTCGCCCAGTACGGCGAGGAGCACGGCGGGCGTCCGGCACCGACCCCGGCAGCCCCCCTCTTCGAGGCGGAACGTATCCGTCCGGAGCGGCGGGGGCCCAACTGGACCGCGGCCATGGTCGCCGCGATCGTCGCCGTGATCGGTTTCGTCGGGTTCACGATGTTCCAGGGCGGCGACGACGGCTCCGGCGAGGCCAACGTGGCCGAGGGCTCCACGCCCGACGCCTCCGCCTCTCCCACCACCAAGACCAAGAAGCCCGCCGACCCCAAGCCCGAGCCCTCGGACAGCGCCATCGCGGCCGCGCCGCAGGACAAGGTGACGGTCCAGGTGGCCGCCACCGACGGCCGCAGCTGGATCGCCGCCCGCGACCACAACAACCGGATGCTCTTCGACGGCGTCCTCAAGCAGGGCGACTCCAAGACCTTCCAGGACAGCTCCAAGATCCATCTCGTCCTCGGGGACGCCGGCGCGATCGACCTCTTCGTCAACGGCAAGAAGATCGAGGACGACTTCCAGCCCGGCTCCGTCGAACGCCTGACGTACACCAAGGGCGACCCCGAGGCCGGGTAA
- a CDS encoding CinA family protein, with protein sequence MSSTATDVVRLLTVKGETLAVAESLTGGLVAAEITSVPGASKVFRGSVTAYATELKHELLGVDATLLAASGAVDPQVAAQMAVGVRKALGTDWGIATTGVAGPDPQDGQAVGTVFVAVDGPAGADSGSAGGGKVEGLRLNGDRAEIRRESVRSVLALLLEELASEQTGNERAQDTERNGGF encoded by the coding sequence GTGAGTTCCACGGCCACCGACGTGGTGCGACTACTCACGGTGAAGGGCGAGACGCTCGCCGTCGCGGAGTCGCTGACCGGTGGCCTCGTTGCGGCGGAGATCACATCCGTCCCCGGGGCGTCCAAGGTCTTCCGGGGCTCGGTGACCGCCTACGCCACCGAACTCAAGCATGAACTGCTCGGTGTCGACGCCACCCTGCTGGCGGCGAGCGGAGCGGTGGACCCGCAGGTCGCGGCCCAGATGGCGGTCGGCGTACGCAAGGCGCTCGGCACCGACTGGGGCATCGCGACCACCGGTGTGGCGGGTCCCGATCCGCAGGACGGACAGGCCGTCGGCACGGTCTTCGTGGCCGTGGACGGACCCGCCGGGGCCGATTCCGGTTCCGCCGGCGGCGGAAAAGTGGAGGGTCTGCGGTTGAACGGCGACCGCGCGGAAATTCGTAGAGAGAGTGTACGGAGCGTACTCGCACTGCTCCTGGAGGAGCTTGCGAGCGAACAGACTGGGAATGAGCGGGCACAGGATACGGAACGGAACGGGGGGTTTTGA
- the pgsA gene encoding CDP-diacylglycerol--glycerol-3-phosphate 3-phosphatidyltransferase has translation MTGVPASAAGGPSGARRAAAGTAPAASAASGKVPGAAVGRAVARSAEGGATGAGRGASSAAGHGGAASGEAGAGAGGAGVGGAGVDGAGLGRAGVDGVGVGGASESVDGAQGEERPARGGKLAAAAVNQASVWNIANLLTMLRLVLVPAFVALMLADGGYDPAWRSLAWAAFAIAMITDLFDGHLARTYNLVTDFGKIADPIADKAIMGAALICLSALGDLPWWVTGVILGRELGITLLRFLVIRYGVIPASRGGKLKTLTQGVAVGMYVLALTGWLATLRWWVMAAAVVLTVVTGLDYVKQAIVLRRRGIAERKAALEEKEA, from the coding sequence ATGACCGGTGTCCCGGCATCCGCGGCGGGAGGCCCCTCCGGCGCGAGGAGGGCCGCAGCCGGTACGGCCCCTGCGGCCTCCGCGGCCTCGGGGAAGGTTCCCGGGGCGGCGGTGGGACGTGCGGTCGCGCGGTCGGCCGAGGGCGGGGCGACCGGAGCGGGGCGCGGCGCGTCGTCCGCTGCGGGTCACGGCGGTGCGGCGTCCGGTGAGGCCGGGGCCGGAGCGGGCGGGGCCGGCGTAGGCGGGGCTGGCGTGGATGGGGCCGGCCTGGGCAGGGCTGGCGTTGACGGGGTCGGTGTAGGCGGGGCTTCGGAGAGCGTCGACGGCGCGCAGGGTGAGGAGCGGCCGGCGCGGGGCGGGAAGCTGGCGGCGGCTGCCGTCAACCAGGCCAGTGTCTGGAACATCGCCAACCTGCTGACGATGCTCCGGCTGGTCCTCGTACCGGCCTTCGTCGCGCTGATGCTCGCCGACGGCGGATACGACCCGGCGTGGCGGTCCCTCGCCTGGGCGGCCTTCGCCATCGCCATGATCACCGACCTCTTCGACGGCCACCTGGCGCGCACCTACAACCTGGTCACGGACTTCGGGAAGATCGCCGACCCCATCGCCGACAAGGCGATCATGGGGGCGGCGCTGATCTGTCTGTCCGCGCTCGGCGATCTGCCGTGGTGGGTGACCGGGGTCATCCTCGGGCGGGAACTCGGGATCACCCTGCTGCGTTTCCTCGTCATCCGGTACGGGGTCATCCCCGCCAGCCGCGGAGGCAAGCTCAAGACGCTCACCCAGGGCGTGGCCGTGGGCATGTACGTGCTGGCGCTGACGGGGTGGCTGGCCACCCTGCGGTGGTGGGTGATGGCCGCGGCGGTCGTTCTCACCGTGGTGACGGGGCTCGACTATGTGAAACAGGCCATTGTGCTGCGCAGGCGGGGAATCGCCGAGCGCAAGGCCGCGTTGGAGGAGAAGGAAGCGTGA
- the rimO gene encoding 30S ribosomal protein S12 methylthiotransferase RimO yields the protein MPERRTVALVTLGCARNEVDSEELAGRLEADGWQLVEDAEAADVAVVNTCGFVEAAKKDSVDALLEANDLKGHGRTQAVVAVGCMAERYGKELAEALPEADGVLGFDDYANISDRLQTILNGGIHAAHTPRDRRKLLPISPAERQESATGVALPGHAPADLPEGLAPASGPRAPLRRRLDGSPVASVKLASGCDRRCTFCAIPSFRGSFISRRPSDVLNETRWLAEQGVKEIMLVSENNTSYGKDLGDIRLLESLLPELAEVDGIERVRVSYLQPAEMRPGLIDVLTSTPKVAPYFDLSFQHSAPGVLRAMRRFGDTDRFLELLDTIRGKAPEAGVRSNFIVGFPGESEADLAELERFLNGARLDAIGVFGYSDEEGTEAATYDNKLDEDVVAERLARVSRLAEELVSQRAEERVGQTVHVLVESVDDEDGVYGRAAHQAPETDGQVLLTSGAGLRVGRMVEAKVVGTEGVDLVAEPLQSSFASPAWSEEAGR from the coding sequence ATGCCTGAACGCCGTACCGTCGCACTCGTCACCCTTGGCTGCGCCCGTAACGAGGTGGACTCGGAGGAGCTCGCAGGCCGTTTGGAGGCGGACGGCTGGCAGCTCGTCGAGGACGCCGAGGCCGCGGACGTCGCCGTCGTGAACACCTGTGGCTTCGTGGAGGCCGCCAAGAAGGACTCCGTCGACGCCCTCCTGGAAGCCAACGACCTCAAGGGACACGGCAGAACCCAGGCCGTCGTGGCGGTGGGCTGCATGGCCGAGCGGTACGGCAAGGAACTCGCCGAGGCCCTCCCCGAGGCCGACGGCGTGCTCGGCTTCGACGACTACGCGAACATCTCCGACCGCCTCCAGACCATCCTGAACGGCGGCATCCACGCCGCGCACACCCCGCGCGACCGCCGCAAGCTGCTGCCGATCAGCCCGGCGGAGCGGCAGGAGTCGGCCACCGGCGTCGCGCTGCCCGGGCACGCCCCCGCCGACCTTCCGGAAGGCCTCGCTCCGGCCTCCGGCCCCCGCGCGCCCCTGCGCCGCCGGCTGGACGGATCCCCGGTCGCCTCCGTGAAGCTCGCCTCCGGCTGCGACCGGCGCTGCACCTTCTGCGCCATCCCGTCCTTCCGCGGCTCCTTCATCTCCCGCCGCCCGAGCGACGTGCTGAACGAGACGCGCTGGCTCGCCGAGCAGGGCGTGAAGGAGATCATGCTGGTCTCCGAGAACAACACCTCCTACGGCAAGGACCTGGGCGACATCCGCCTGCTGGAGTCGCTGCTGCCCGAGCTCGCCGAGGTCGACGGCATCGAGCGGGTGCGCGTCAGCTACCTCCAGCCGGCCGAGATGCGGCCCGGCCTCATCGACGTCCTGACGTCGACCCCGAAGGTCGCGCCCTACTTCGACCTGTCCTTCCAGCACTCCGCGCCCGGCGTGCTGCGCGCGATGCGCCGCTTCGGCGACACCGACCGGTTCCTGGAGCTGCTCGACACGATCCGCGGCAAGGCGCCCGAGGCCGGCGTGCGCTCCAACTTCATCGTCGGCTTCCCCGGCGAGAGCGAGGCCGACCTCGCCGAACTGGAGCGCTTCCTGAACGGCGCGCGGCTGGACGCCATCGGCGTCTTCGGCTACTCCGACGAGGAGGGCACCGAGGCGGCGACCTACGACAACAAGCTCGACGAGGACGTCGTCGCCGAGCGGCTGGCCCGCGTCTCACGGCTCGCCGAGGAACTCGTCTCGCAGCGCGCCGAGGAGCGCGTCGGCCAGACGGTGCACGTGCTCGTCGAGTCCGTCGACGACGAGGACGGCGTGTACGGCCGCGCGGCGCACCAGGCGCCCGAGACGGACGGCCAGGTGCTGCTCACGAGCGGCGCGGGTCTGCGTGTCGGCCGTATGGTCGAGGCGAAGGTGGTCGGTACGGAGGGTGTCGACCTGGTGGCCGAGCCGCTGCAGAGCTCGTTCGCGTCGCCTGCGTGGAGTGAGGAGGCGGGCAGATGA